In the genome of Ctenopharyngodon idella isolate HZGC_01 chromosome 19, HZGC01, whole genome shotgun sequence, one region contains:
- the csf3b gene encoding colony stimulating factor 3 (granulocyte) b produces MKFYLILAVHCCLTLVYSAPLRDPEMTRAVESAMSLAQKILRDIPGAHEACVTTMGLTLSSEAKDLEYLLSDIGIPAPPVLKSEELTMEMSLSRIVKGLELHHKLLQEIGAVLSSTEELKLLLADVRDLSAQLHEMQRLAQIPSTESQKAFTLQLNSDYQVRVAAHLSLKQLRSFTQDVFRSLRHIALSN; encoded by the exons ATGAAGTTCTACCTCA TTCTTGCAGTGCACTGCTGTTTAACGCTGGTATATTCCGCGCCGCTCCGCGATCCCGAGATGACGCGCGCGGTGGAGAGCGCCATGAGTTTAGCCCAGAAGATTCTGCGCGACATTCCCGGAGCGCACGAGGCATGCGTCACAACGATG GGTTTGACCCTTTCCAGTGAAGCAAAAGACTTGGAGTATTTATTGAGTGACATCGGCATCCCTGCGCCTCCAGTGCTCAAGTCAGAGGAGCTCACCATG GAAATGAGTTTAAGCCGTATTGTAAAGGGTTTGGAGCTACACCACAAACTTCTGCAGGAAATCGGAGCCGTCTTGAGCTCCACAGAAGAACTGAAGCTCCTTCTTGCAGATGTCAGAGATCTGTCTGCTCAGCTGCATGAG ATGCAGCGGCTGGCACAGATTCCCAGTACAGAATCTCAGAAAGCGTTTACCCTGCAGCTCAACAGTGATTATCAGGTGCGAGTGGCGGCTCATCTTTCCCTCAAGCAGCTGCGCAGCTTCACACAGGATGTGTTCCGCAGTCTACGACACATCGCTTTATCTAACTAG
- the psmd3 gene encoding 26S proteasome non-ATPase regulatory subunit 3 — protein MKEATAKRREKPRADKDVEDVEMKEDEQRAPREQDQLTLDDIKEHVKQIEKAVLGKEPRFVLRALRALPSTSRRLNPNVLHKAVSGFFTSNAASKEFLLSFLEQPVENEGDVQFRPRTGKAAATPLLPEVEAYLQLLMVVYLTNNQRYTEAQKVSDDLLQKIGSQNRRALDLVAAKCYYYHSRVYEFLNQLDVVRSFLHTRLRTATLRRDADGQATLLNLLLRNYLQYNLYDQAEKLVSKSVFPELANNNEWARYLYYTGRIKAIQLEYSEARRTLTNALRKAPQHTAVGFKQTVHKLLIVVELLLGEIPDRLQFRQPSLKRSLMPYFLLTQAVRTGNLAKFNQALDQFGEKFQADGTYTLIIRLRHNVIKTGVRMISLSYSRISLADIAQKLQLDSPEDAEFIVAKAIRDGVIEASINHEKGYVQSKETMDIYSTREPQLAFHQRISFCLDIHNMSVKAMRFPPKAYNKDLESAEERREREQQDLEFAKEMAEDDDDSFP, from the exons ATATCAAGGAGCACGTGAAGCAGATCGAGAAGGCTGTTCTGGGGAAGGAGCCACGCTTCGTCCTCCGTGCGCTGAGAGCTCTGCCCTCCACCAGCCGTCGCCTCAATCCCAATGTCCTGCACAAGGCCGTGTCGGGATTCTTCACCTCCAACGCTGCCAGCAAAGAGTTCCTGCTCAGCTTCCTGGAGCAG CCGGTGGAGAATGAAGGGGACGTGCAGTTCAGGCCTCGCACGGGAAAAGCTGCCGCCACGCCGCTCCTCCCGGAGGTGGAGGCGTATCTTCAGCTGCTGATGGTGGTCTACCTCACCAACAATCAGCGCTACACTGAG GCTCAGAAAGTCTCGGATGACCTGCTACAGAAGATCGGCTCTCAGAACCGTCGTGCTTTGGATTTAGTGGCTGCCAAGTGTTACTACTACCATTCCCGTGTGTACGAGTTCCTAAACCAGCTCGACGTGGTCCGCAG TTTCCTGCACACGCGCTTGAGGACAGCTACGTTACGCCGGGACGCTGATGGTCAGGCCACGCTGCTAAACCTGCTTCTGCGCAACTACTTGCAGTACAATTTATATGACCAGGCTGAGAAACTTGTGTCCAAATCGGTGTTCCCTGAGCTGGCCAATAACAATGAGTGGGCTCGCTATCTATACTACACAG GGCGGATCAAGGCCATCCAGCTGGAGTATTCAGAAGCGAGGAGGACTCTAACAAACGCCCTGCGGAAAGCACCTCAGCACACCGCCGTGGGCTTCAAGCAGACG GTTCATAAGCTGCTGATCGTGGTGGAGTTGCTGCTGGGTGAGATTCCAGACCGTCTGCAGTTCCGTCAGCCGTCTCTCAAGAGGTCTCTCATGCCCTACTTCCTGCTCACACAGG CGGTGAGAACGGGAAATCTTGCCAAATTTAACCAGGCGTTGGATCAGTTTGGAGAGAAGTTTCAGGCAGATGGCACCTACACGCTGATCATCCGTCTCAGACACAACGTCATCAAAACCG GAGTGAGAATGATCAGTTTGTCGTACTCTCGGATCTCTCTGGCGGACATCGCTCAGAAGCTGCAGCTGGACAGTCCTGAAGATGCCGAGTTCATTGTGGCTAAG GCGATCCGTGACGGTGTCATTGAGGCCAGCATAAACCACGAGAAAGGTTACGTTCAGTCTAAGGAGACCATGGACATTTACAGCACCCGAGAGCCTCAGCTCGCTTTCCACCAGCGCATCTCCTTCTGTCTGGATATCCACAACATGTCTGTCAAG GCCATGAGATTCCCACCCAAGGCGTACAACAAGGATCTGGAGTCAGCTGAG GAGAGAAGAGAACGGGAGCAGCAGGATCTGGAGTTTGCCAAAGAGATGgcagaagatgatgatgatagtTTCCCATGA